One part of the Oceanispirochaeta sp. M1 genome encodes these proteins:
- a CDS encoding helix-turn-helix domain-containing protein: MLGSFSRQYISDMEHGRKNISLPVAKKLAIYFNRSVNRYI, encoded by the coding sequence ATGCTTGGAAGTTTTTCCCGGCAATATATATCTGATATGGAACATGGACGTAAGAATATAAGTTTGCCTGTGGCTAAGAAATTAGCCATTTATTTTAATAGGTCTGTTAATCGATATATATGA